The following are encoded together in the Pleurocapsa sp. FMAR1 genome:
- a CDS encoding HhoA/HhoB/HtrA family serine endopeptidase, with the protein MTKLSPWQTATASASLLLLGGGIALGGNYLINSPHSVANESAESSTVTKDESGQAAIALPQNYVSNVVQQVGDSVVRIDASRTVPTNASPLLKDPVFRQFFGSQIPNIPSQQVQRGVGSGFVVSSDGLIVTNAHVVDGSDKVEVTLKDGRTFKGKVMGTDSLTDVAVIKIEADGLPAVTFADSDRLQPGEWAIAIGNPLGLDNTVTTGIVSATGRTSAQIGVADKQVSFIQTDAAINPGNSGGPLLNAQGEVIGVNTAIIQNAQGIGFAIPINTARDIAEELIAKGKADHPFLGIQMAEITPDLRKQLKSQRNIDIGANKGILIVGVVPNSPADNAGLRSGDIIQKIGDRPVSKADEVQQIVAKTQVGDRLPLTLQSNGKQRQIEVKVGVLPEPHKASR; encoded by the coding sequence ATGACAAAACTATCACCTTGGCAAACAGCAACGGCTTCTGCTTCTCTACTTCTGTTAGGCGGTGGAATAGCCCTGGGTGGCAATTATTTAATCAATTCTCCTCACAGTGTTGCTAACGAATCAGCAGAATCTTCGACAGTCACTAAAGATGAATCTGGTCAAGCAGCGATCGCTCTACCCCAAAATTACGTCAGTAATGTAGTACAACAGGTAGGAGATTCAGTCGTGCGTATTGACGCATCTCGTACTGTCCCAACAAATGCCTCTCCTCTGCTCAAAGATCCCGTCTTCCGTCAATTTTTTGGCTCGCAGATACCCAATATACCCAGTCAACAGGTTCAAAGAGGCGTTGGCTCTGGATTTGTAGTTAGCTCTGATGGTTTGATTGTTACTAATGCTCATGTGGTAGACGGTAGTGACAAAGTAGAGGTGACGCTCAAAGATGGTCGCACATTCAAAGGAAAAGTTATGGGGACAGACTCCTTGACTGATGTAGCGGTAATCAAAATAGAGGCAGACGGTTTACCCGCCGTTACTTTTGCAGATTCCGATCGGTTACAGCCTGGAGAATGGGCGATCGCGATCGGTAATCCTTTAGGCTTAGATAACACCGTCACTACTGGTATTGTCAGCGCTACAGGTAGAACCAGCGCGCAAATCGGAGTTGCTGACAAACAGGTTAGCTTTATCCAAACTGATGCTGCCATTAACCCTGGTAACTCTGGAGGACCATTGCTCAATGCCCAAGGTGAAGTGATTGGGGTCAATACCGCTATTATTCAAAACGCCCAGGGAATTGGTTTTGCGATTCCTATCAATACCGCCAGAGATATAGCTGAAGAATTAATTGCTAAAGGCAAAGCAGATCATCCATTTTTAGGCATCCAAATGGCAGAAATTACCCCTGACCTAAGAAAACAGCTTAAAAGCCAAAGAAATATAGACATAGGCGCAAACAAAGGCATTTTAATTGTAGGTGTCGTCCCCAATTCTCCCGCAGATAATGCAGGATTGCGATCGGGAGACATAATTCAAAAGATTGGCGATCGCCCTGTCAGCAAAGCTGATGAAGTGCAGCAGATAGTTGCCAAAACTCAAGTAGGCGATCGACTACCTTTAACTCTACAGAGCAACGGCAAACAGCGACAAATTGAGGTAAAAGTTGGCGTATTACCTGAACCTCATAAAGCTAGTCGATAA